In Xanthomonas sp. SI, the following are encoded in one genomic region:
- the lolA gene encoding outer membrane lipoprotein chaperone LolA encodes MLRTLRYTVLASALLAGSAFAGARDDLNTFTRGLKGLDGQFAQKVYDGKGALKETASGRVALSAPRLFRWEYRKPYTQLIVADGAKVWVYDPDLKQATVRTQGAEEQNSPLTALIDPGKLDRQYDVSEEAVARDGLQWLSMTPKVDTEASFQIAKLGFDGGGLARMEVVDAVGQRTEISFSDWKRNPAFAAGTFRYVPDKDVDVVGDR; translated from the coding sequence ATGCTTCGCACACTCCGCTATACCGTCCTCGCCAGCGCGCTGCTGGCCGGCAGCGCCTTCGCCGGCGCGCGCGACGACCTGAACACCTTCACCCGCGGGCTCAAGGGCCTGGACGGCCAGTTCGCGCAGAAGGTCTACGACGGCAAGGGCGCGCTGAAGGAAACCGCCAGCGGCCGCGTCGCGCTGTCGGCGCCGCGCCTGTTCCGCTGGGAATACCGCAAGCCCTACACGCAGCTGATCGTCGCCGACGGCGCCAAGGTCTGGGTCTACGATCCGGACCTGAAACAGGCCACGGTGCGCACCCAGGGCGCCGAGGAGCAGAACAGCCCGCTGACCGCGCTGATCGACCCGGGCAAGCTGGACCGCCAGTACGACGTCAGCGAGGAAGCGGTGGCGCGCGACGGCCTGCAGTGGCTGTCGATGACGCCGAAGGTGGACACCGAGGCCAGCTTCCAGATCGCCAAGCTCGGCTTCGATGGCGGCGGCCTGGCGCGGATGGAGGTGGTCGATGCGGTCGGCCAGCGCACCGAGATCAGCTTCAGCGACTGGAAGCGCAACCCGGCCTTCGCCGCGGGCACCTTCCGCTACGTGCCGGACAAGGACGTTGACGTGGTCGGCGACCGCTGA
- the dmeF gene encoding CDF family Co(II)/Ni(II) efflux transporter DmeF, with the protein MSHHRTLDAFTHAHDFLGDRHERNARRTWAVVALTAVMMVVEIVAGWWTGSMALLADGMHMATHAGALSIAGFAYWFARRHRHDPRFSFGTGKVGDLAGFCSALILALIALGIGVESALRLAQPVRIAYDEAIWIASLGLLVNLVSAWMLGADHHHGHDHGHGHAHDDSSHGHAAAVQCHAHHDHDHDHDHDHDDHAHGHAHVHALAPERTHAAADHAAHAHTDNNLRSAYVHMLADALTSVLAIVALLLAKTLGWLWMDALMGIVGAVVIARWSLGLLRDTGAVLLDASAPAALQAQIKARLEQDDERIADLHVWRIGPGQHAAIVSLVTHRPRPAAFYHARLEGVATLGHVSIEVQTCPD; encoded by the coding sequence ATGAGCCACCACCGCACGCTGGATGCCTTCACCCACGCGCACGACTTCCTCGGCGATCGCCACGAGCGCAACGCGCGCCGGACCTGGGCGGTGGTCGCGCTGACCGCGGTGATGATGGTCGTGGAAATCGTCGCCGGCTGGTGGACCGGCTCGATGGCGCTGCTCGCCGACGGCATGCACATGGCCACCCACGCCGGGGCGCTGTCGATCGCCGGCTTCGCCTACTGGTTCGCGCGCCGCCACCGGCACGATCCGCGCTTCAGCTTCGGCACCGGCAAAGTCGGCGACCTGGCCGGGTTCTGCAGCGCGCTGATCCTGGCCCTGATCGCGCTCGGCATCGGCGTGGAGTCGGCGCTGCGCCTGGCGCAGCCGGTGCGGATCGCCTACGACGAGGCGATCTGGATCGCCTCCCTGGGCCTGCTGGTGAACCTGGTCAGCGCGTGGATGCTCGGCGCCGACCATCACCATGGTCACGACCATGGCCATGGGCACGCGCATGACGATTCCAGCCACGGTCATGCAGCCGCCGTGCAGTGCCACGCACACCACGACCACGACCACGACCACGACCACGACCACGACGATCATGCCCACGGGCACGCTCATGTCCATGCCCTCGCGCCCGAGCGCACGCATGCCGCCGCGGACCACGCCGCGCACGCGCATACCGACAACAACCTGCGCTCGGCCTACGTGCACATGCTGGCCGACGCGCTGACCTCGGTGCTGGCGATCGTGGCCCTGCTGCTGGCCAAGACCCTGGGCTGGCTATGGATGGACGCGCTGATGGGCATCGTCGGCGCCGTCGTCATCGCGCGCTGGTCGCTGGGCTTGCTGCGCGATACCGGCGCGGTGCTGCTCGACGCGTCGGCGCCGGCCGCGTTGCAGGCGCAGATCAAAGCACGCCTGGAACAGGACGACGAGCGCATCGCCGACCTGCACGTGTGGCGGATCGGCCCCGGCCAGCATGCGGCGATCGTGTCGCTGGTGACCCACCGGCCGCGGCCGGCGGCGTTCTACCACGCGCGCCTGGAGGGCGTGGCGACGCTGGGGCACGTCAGCATCGAAGTGCAGACCTGCCCTGATTGA
- a CDS encoding replication-associated recombination protein A — protein MRPLAERMRPRTLDEMVGQKRLLAPASALRRAVESGRVHSMILWGPPGCGKTTLALLLAHYAEAEFKAISAVLSGLPEVRLVLAEAAQRFADGRRTVLFVDEVHRFNKAQQDAFLPHIERGTILFVGATTENPSFELNSALLSRCRVHVLESVSPQDIVEALQRALHDSERGLGEEAIRVSDAALLEIASAADGDVRRALTLLEIAAELAQGEDGEITPQTLLQVLADRTRRFDKGGEQFYDQISALHKSVRSSNPDAALYWLTRMLDGGCDPAYLARRLTRMAIEDIGLADPRAQQMALEAWDIYERLGSPEGELAFAQLVLYLASTAKSNAGYAAFNQAKAEVRESGTEEVPLHLRNAPTKLMKNLGYGEHYQYDHDAEGGIALDQTGFPDAMGERVYYRPVERGLEIKLKDKLDRLRAAREQARADKAKPTRS, from the coding sequence ATGCGCCCGCTGGCCGAGCGCATGCGTCCGCGCACGCTCGACGAGATGGTCGGGCAGAAACGCCTGCTGGCGCCGGCCAGCGCGCTGCGCCGCGCGGTCGAGTCCGGGCGCGTGCATTCGATGATCCTGTGGGGGCCGCCGGGCTGCGGCAAGACCACCCTGGCGCTGCTGTTGGCGCATTACGCCGAGGCCGAATTCAAGGCGATCTCGGCGGTGCTGTCCGGCCTGCCGGAGGTGCGGCTGGTGCTGGCCGAGGCCGCGCAGCGCTTCGCCGACGGGCGCCGCACGGTGTTGTTCGTGGACGAGGTGCACCGTTTCAACAAGGCGCAGCAGGACGCGTTCCTGCCGCACATCGAGCGCGGCACCATCCTGTTCGTCGGCGCCACCACCGAGAACCCGTCGTTCGAGCTGAACTCGGCGCTGCTGTCGCGCTGTCGCGTGCACGTGCTGGAATCGGTGTCGCCGCAGGACATCGTCGAAGCGCTGCAGCGTGCGCTGCACGACAGCGAGCGCGGCCTGGGCGAGGAGGCGATCCGGGTCTCGGACGCGGCGCTGCTGGAGATCGCCAGCGCCGCCGACGGCGACGTGCGGCGCGCGCTGACCCTGCTGGAGATCGCCGCCGAGCTGGCCCAGGGCGAGGACGGCGAGATCACCCCGCAGACCCTGCTGCAGGTGCTGGCCGACCGCACCCGCCGCTTCGACAAGGGCGGCGAGCAGTTCTACGACCAGATCTCGGCGCTGCACAAGTCGGTGCGCAGCTCCAACCCGGATGCGGCGCTGTACTGGCTGACGCGCATGCTCGACGGCGGCTGCGATCCGGCCTACCTGGCGCGGCGCCTGACCCGCATGGCGATCGAGGACATCGGCCTGGCCGATCCGCGCGCCCAGCAGATGGCGCTGGAAGCCTGGGACATCTACGAGCGGCTGGGCAGCCCGGAAGGCGAGCTGGCCTTCGCGCAACTGGTGCTGTACCTGGCCAGCACCGCCAAGTCCAACGCCGGCTACGCCGCGTTCAACCAGGCAAAGGCCGAAGTGCGCGAGAGCGGCACCGAGGAAGTGCCGCTGCATCTGCGCAACGCGCCGACCAAGCTGATGAAGAACCTCGGCTACGGCGAGCATTACCAGTACGACCACGACGCCGAGGGCGGCATCGCCCTGGACCAGACCGGGTTTCCGGATGCGATGGGCGAGCGCGTGTACTACCGGCCGGTGGAGCGCGGCCTGGAGATCAAGCTCAAGGACAAGCTCGACCGGCTGCGCGCCGCGCGCGAACAGGCGCGGGCTGACAAGGCCAAGCCGACGCGCTCATAA
- the crcB gene encoding fluoride efflux transporter CrcB, translated as MNFAVWWQQLLLAMAGGAVGSGLRFAVGSALLQRYGAGFPWGTLTVNLVGAFFGGFLLVWIEGKGASAPYWRALLIVGLLGGLTTFSSLMMESLVFLRNGRGGMVPLYLAITLAAGLLLVIGGARVATELRPPSASAAN; from the coding sequence ATGAACTTCGCCGTGTGGTGGCAGCAGTTGCTGCTGGCGATGGCCGGCGGCGCGGTCGGCTCCGGGCTGCGCTTCGCCGTCGGCAGCGCCTTGCTGCAGCGCTACGGGGCCGGTTTTCCGTGGGGCACGCTGACGGTGAACCTGGTCGGCGCGTTCTTCGGCGGTTTCCTGCTGGTCTGGATCGAAGGCAAGGGCGCCAGCGCGCCGTACTGGCGGGCGCTGCTGATCGTCGGCCTGCTCGGCGGGCTGACCACGTTTTCCTCGCTGATGATGGAGAGCCTGGTGTTCCTGCGCAACGGGCGCGGCGGCATGGTGCCGCTGTACCTGGCGATCACCCTGGCGGCGGGCCTGCTGCTGGTGATCGGCGGCGCCCGCGTGGCCACGGAATTGCGCCCGCCGTCGGCCAGCGCGGCCAACTGA
- a CDS encoding DUF3325 domain-containing protein, producing MNLLGLGLAFSGFVALCLAMEKHQLELYGAQRAAPARMRQLRVAGWLLLAAAFACCVTARGWTIGAVLWLGTLSASAALLTYGLLPYRPRAIVPLALAAPPLGLAAALLS from the coding sequence ATGAACCTGCTCGGCCTGGGCCTGGCCTTTTCCGGCTTCGTCGCGCTGTGCCTGGCGATGGAGAAACACCAGCTGGAACTGTACGGCGCGCAGCGCGCCGCGCCGGCGCGGATGCGCCAGCTGCGCGTCGCCGGCTGGCTGCTGCTGGCCGCGGCGTTCGCCTGCTGCGTGACAGCGCGGGGCTGGACCATCGGCGCGGTGCTGTGGCTGGGCACGCTCAGCGCCAGCGCCGCGCTGCTGACCTATGGCCTGCTGCCGTACCGGCCGCGCGCCATCGTGCCGCTGGCGCTGGCCGCGCCGCCGTTGGGGCTAGCTGCGGCGCTGCTGTCCTGA
- a CDS encoding PepSY-associated TM helix domain-containing protein, whose product MKQGFRQSMAWLHTWTGLLVGWVLLLIFMAGTASYFRDEISRWMRPELPRAPLSTDAVAARAVALLQREAPQSPQWTVSLPGARSSFTQLFWRNPPPADGSAQSRNQMFGDALLDPLSGQPSAARDTRGGEFFYRLHFDLHYIPVLWARYIVGFCAMFMLVAIISGVITHKKIFKDFFTFRPAKGQRSWLDFHNVSAVLALPYHAMITYTGLVTLMLMYLPWGIKVAYPNAEDAFYAEAFSQPENTREASGRPGTRLPIARLLDVARAEWGAQAPIAGFSLYNPDDAAAVIEIRQGEGRRLAYDPPSLLLDAGSGQVLARSGSPGAAAQTRSTLYGLHLAHFAGSGLRWLFFGSGLLGCLMVASGVILWAVKERPKHAKAGRIGVGLRLVDALNIGTVAGLPIAFAAYFWGNRLIPVQVAERPEQEAAAFFLAWAAALLAAFAWPKRAMWAWQLYLGAALFALLPLLNVATSDAHLGNSLPARDWALAGVDLVCFGLGCVLALAARRMQRWQPPLSAAERRARERAAAQPVTTAALETP is encoded by the coding sequence ATGAAGCAGGGATTCCGCCAGTCGATGGCCTGGCTGCACACTTGGACCGGGCTGCTGGTCGGCTGGGTGCTGCTGCTGATCTTCATGGCCGGCACCGCCAGCTATTTCCGCGACGAGATCAGCCGCTGGATGCGCCCGGAACTGCCGCGTGCGCCGCTGAGCACGGATGCCGTCGCCGCGCGCGCGGTCGCGCTGCTGCAGCGCGAAGCGCCGCAGTCGCCGCAATGGACGGTGTCGCTGCCGGGCGCACGTTCCTCGTTCACGCAACTGTTCTGGCGCAATCCGCCGCCGGCCGACGGCAGCGCCCAGAGCCGCAATCAGATGTTCGGCGACGCGCTGCTGGATCCGCTCAGCGGCCAGCCCAGCGCCGCGCGCGACACCCGCGGCGGCGAGTTCTTCTATCGCCTGCACTTCGATCTGCACTACATCCCGGTGCTGTGGGCGCGCTACATCGTCGGCTTCTGCGCGATGTTCATGCTGGTGGCGATCATCAGCGGGGTCATCACCCACAAGAAGATCTTCAAGGACTTCTTCACCTTCCGCCCGGCCAAGGGCCAGCGCTCGTGGCTGGACTTCCACAACGTCAGCGCGGTGCTGGCCCTGCCCTACCACGCGATGATCACCTACACCGGGCTGGTCACGCTGATGCTGATGTACCTGCCGTGGGGCATCAAGGTCGCCTATCCGAATGCGGAAGACGCGTTCTATGCCGAAGCCTTTTCGCAGCCGGAAAACACCCGCGAAGCCAGCGGCCGGCCGGGCACGCGCCTGCCGATCGCGCGCCTGCTGGACGTGGCCCGCGCCGAATGGGGCGCGCAGGCGCCGATCGCCGGGTTCTCGCTGTACAACCCGGACGATGCCGCGGCGGTGATCGAGATCCGCCAGGGCGAGGGCCGGCGCCTGGCCTACGACCCGCCGTCGCTGCTGCTGGATGCCGGCAGCGGACAGGTCCTGGCGCGCAGCGGCAGCCCCGGCGCGGCCGCGCAGACCCGCAGCACGCTGTACGGCCTGCACCTGGCGCACTTCGCCGGATCGGGGTTGCGCTGGCTGTTCTTCGGTTCCGGCCTGCTCGGCTGCCTGATGGTGGCCAGCGGCGTGATCCTGTGGGCGGTCAAGGAACGGCCCAAGCACGCCAAGGCCGGCCGGATCGGCGTCGGCCTGCGCCTGGTCGATGCGCTGAACATCGGCACGGTGGCCGGCTTGCCGATCGCCTTCGCCGCCTACTTCTGGGGCAACCGGCTGATCCCGGTGCAGGTGGCCGAGCGCCCGGAGCAGGAAGCGGCTGCGTTCTTCCTGGCCTGGGCGGCGGCGCTGCTCGCCGCCTTCGCCTGGCCGAAGCGTGCGATGTGGGCCTGGCAGCTGTACCTGGGTGCCGCCCTGTTCGCGCTGCTGCCGCTGCTCAACGTAGCGACCAGCGACGCGCACCTGGGCAACAGCCTCCCGGCGCGGGATTGGGCGCTGGCCGGAGTGGATTTGGTGTGCTTCGGGCTGGGCTGCGTGCTGGCGCTGGCCGCACGGCGCATGCAGCGCTGGCAACCGCCGCTGTCGGCGGCCGAACGCCGCGCACGCGAACGCGCGGCGGCGCAGCCGGTTACCACCGCGGCGCTGGAGACGCCATGA
- a CDS encoding DUF3649 domain-containing protein, which translates to MHPVAPAPLSDPHASRTPAASRRPLPPWLGVLSRTLAAIFGGYALAAATSALLPLLWPTLRAQAVLSGMMLGILVCACTALSAFATRSATRAWLGIAALLAPMALAIAWLQRHAP; encoded by the coding sequence TGCATCCAGTTGCTCCCGCCCCTCTGTCCGATCCCCACGCCTCGCGCACGCCCGCTGCGTCGCGGCGTCCATTGCCGCCCTGGTTGGGCGTGCTGTCGCGCACCCTGGCGGCGATCTTCGGCGGCTATGCGCTGGCCGCGGCGACCTCCGCGCTGTTGCCGCTGCTGTGGCCGACCCTGCGTGCGCAGGCGGTGCTGAGCGGCATGATGCTGGGCATCCTGGTCTGCGCCTGCACCGCGTTATCGGCGTTCGCCACGCGCAGCGCCACCCGCGCGTGGCTGGGGATCGCCGCGCTGCTGGCGCCGATGGCCCTGGCCATCGCCTGGCTGCAGCGGCACGCGCCATGA